Within the Acinetobacter radioresistens DSM 6976 = NBRC 102413 = CIP 103788 genome, the region ACTCGGATTGCGCCAGTATGGTGTCATTATGGATGGCAATGTTAAACGGGTACTGGCACGCTTTTTTGCAATTGAAGAAGATTTGAGCCAGCCGGTACAGGAACGCAGACTCTGGAAACTGGCAGAAGAGCTATGTCCGACTGAACGTAACCATGATTATACGCAAGCTATCATGGATCTGGGTGCTACCATTTGTACCCCCAAAAAACCGTTATGCCTTTACTGCCCGATGCAGCAGCACTGTCTTGCCCATCAGCAGGGATTAGAAACTGAATTGCCTTATAAAAAACCAAAAAAGCCTGTGCCGCTGAAACAGGGCCATATCTTATTATTGCAAAGCCAAGACCAATGGTTATGGCAGCAGCGGCCAGCTAGCGGTCTCTGGGGCGGCTTGTATTGTCTGCCTATAATTGAAGATAAGCAGCAGTTTTCTCAGCTGCTGGCACAATATGGTTTAAAGCAGAAACAAGCGCCCATTCAGTTTACACATGGCTTCACTCATTTTACCTGGCTGCTGGATACCTATCTGTTCCACGTGGAACCAGAACAACGTGAGTTTCTACAGACTGAACTGGGTGGTGAATGGCTGAGCCCTGAACAGGCTCTAATGCGTGGTCTGCCAACGGCTATGAAAAAATTGATTCAGCTTATCGAGTGATGACATACTGGTTACTGTCATTTTATAAACTTATTTAATCAAGGAAGTCGTGTGTCACGTTTTGCCGGTTATATTTTTTTAAGTTTGTGTTTTATCTTGATAGCGGCCTGTACCTCTGCGCCGAAAAAACCTTCTGCCCTACCCGCTGCCCAAGTAAGTAAACTTCATCGTATGCAGCTTGCTCCGCGTTTGCCGGTTCCAGTGAAGAGTATGGAGCGTCAACAACTCAGTGATACCTGGGGAGTGTCACGTAGTAAAGGACGCACTCATGAAGGTATTGATATTATGTCTCCACGCGGTACAAAAGTTTATAGTGCCACAGAGGGGCTGATCGCAGATCTGCGCAATAACAATCTTGGAGGTAAAGTCATCTGGATTTTGGGACCAGGTGGCAGCTGGCACTATTATGCCCATCTTGATGGGCACAAGCGAGGTCTGGAAGTCGGTGATTATATTAAAAAGGGACAGCTCATCGGTTACGTAGGCAATACTGGTAATGCCCGTCATACAGCCCCTCATCTTCATTATGGAATTTATCTGCAAGGCAAAGGTCGTGGTGCAGTGAATCCTTATCTGTATCTGCGTTAGGAAAAAAATATGTCAGAAGCTTTAATTCAACGGCTGGTCGAGTTTGCAGAATCTGGAA harbors:
- the mutY gene encoding A/G-specific adenine glycosylase, translating into MSEFSFSHALLEWFDVHGRHDLPWQVSDDPYKVWVSEIMLQQTQVKTVLQYFERFIQRFPTVNDLGLASWDEVALYWAGLGYYARARNLHKAAGIVSCEGKFPDSLEGWIALPGIGRSTAGALMSLGLRQYGVIMDGNVKRVLARFFAIEEDLSQPVQERRLWKLAEELCPTERNHDYTQAIMDLGATICTPKKPLCLYCPMQQHCLAHQQGLETELPYKKPKKPVPLKQGHILLLQSQDQWLWQQRPASGLWGGLYCLPIIEDKQQFSQLLAQYGLKQKQAPIQFTHGFTHFTWLLDTYLFHVEPEQREFLQTELGGEWLSPEQALMRGLPTAMKKLIQLIE
- a CDS encoding M23 family metallopeptidase, whose product is MSRFAGYIFLSLCFILIAACTSAPKKPSALPAAQVSKLHRMQLAPRLPVPVKSMERQQLSDTWGVSRSKGRTHEGIDIMSPRGTKVYSATEGLIADLRNNNLGGKVIWILGPGGSWHYYAHLDGHKRGLEVGDYIKKGQLIGYVGNTGNARHTAPHLHYGIYLQGKGRGAVNPYLYLR